From the genome of Dermacentor andersoni chromosome 3, qqDerAnde1_hic_scaffold, whole genome shotgun sequence:
GATAACCCAAGGGGAGGGCAGCATGCCCCGTGTCAACAGATCTGCTGGATTTTCTCTCCCCGGGCAATGTTTCCAAACAGCGGGATCAGTTAGTGCTTGTATCTCCTGTACTCTGTTGCTCACAAATTTTGTCGTCAACGACCGGAGCTTACTGAAAGCCGTGGCTTTGTTGTCTGCCGAATCGCCAGCATTCTCTTTCCAGGGAAGGGAAACTTGATATCGGCAGTTGTTCCTGGAGACGTTCTCCCTAAATTCCCGCAAAACTTGGTTGTCTTCCACGTCCGCCTCTCCTTCGTCGACAATGCCAATGTGCTCGAGCTGCCAAAACGATTTCAGTTGAGCAGCAGTGTCGTCTTGGTCTTCCTCGCCgatgacagccacgcgcaacactCCCACAGTGGACACGTACGTTGCTGTTGATTCTGTGGTGTGCGTTGTCCCCTGCAGGGTCCAGCCAAAAATGGTCTCCACGGCTACGAGACCGCTGTCCAGGCGCCTGACACCACCGGTTGTGACCTCCCAGTAGAAATCGGATCCCAGCAGCAGCCCTATCTCTGCTCCATCTTGCGTACTGTCGGCGAGTTCGAGGCCTTGCTCTTCGAGGTAGTTGACGGTGGAAGCTTCAGGTGCTGGCACGATGTCGCAGCAGATTTGTGGGATCTCGAGCGCTTCAACGCGGATCTTTCTTTCGTTGTGTCGACTGCACAGCCATAACTCCATTCGGCGGCACTTCATTCCTGAAGACGGCTTGTCGTTTCCAAATGTCATTATTTTCAGGGTCTCCTCTCCCATCACACGCAGTCCCATCTTCTGTGAAACCTCTTTCTTGACAAAGGTACGCTGACTTCCGCCGTCAATCATCAGCCTGACCATCGCTCGCTTCTCCCTGCCCTGAACCCACGCTTGAGCCGTCTGCAGAAGGACACGGGTTCTCTTCTTGGTGCCTTCGACTTGCAGCGAAGACTGTACGATTGTCTCAGTGAGTACAGTCttctcttccgactttcctgtCGCTGGTCGTCGATTCAGGTTACACAGGGCTGCAACGTGCCGGCCGTAACATCTCTTACATTTCAGCCATCTTGAGTTGCGGCATTCGTATGCTCGATGACCTGCCTTGGCGCACCTAAAGCAGAGTCTTTCCCGCTGCACAATTGTCCTCTTCTGATCCGCAGTCAAATCAACATCACAGTCGGCGGTTAAGTGGCTGCTCGCTTCGCAAAATTTGCACAGTGTTTCAGCTTTCATGACGGCAGTTAAAACCGACGCGGACGCCTTCTTTTCCGGAATATCCTTGCGGATCGGGCGGCTCAGCCTGTCGGTGCTCAGCTGTTGACGGGTTCCACATTCGGCCCTCTCTCGACTTTCTACTTCGGTCTTGAGGAAACTGAGGAAATTTTGAA
Proteins encoded in this window:
- the LOC126520711 gene encoding uncharacterized protein translates to MERLQRKQAALRQAIDTTIAAASTLLQATEASTGELEEHFDILLEQAEELKAVNDAIEKKVDLQELDTVLTECAAYSLRICTLKTRIKRALRNGAASKTSSSTPSETGNNSDHVAQSGSVQHAVTTTLQLPSTTTRLPKLEIAKFHGNLRSWHRFWNQFESTIHKNPALHPIDKFQYLTSYLTGKAAAAIDGLPLSDRNYEIAVKTLVERFGKDDVIIEEHMSRLLNIRPVHNILDTERLRTLYDEVQTGVRSLEALGVARRPMTTFVPYGVLLLTVLRKNIPNELCLGYFRQKTAAAAMPGDDLQNFLSFLKTEVESRERAECGTRQQLSTDRLSRPIRKDIPEKKASASVLTAVMKAETLCKFCEASSHLTADCDVDLTADQKRTIVQRERLCFRCAKAGHRAYECRNSRWLKCKRCYGRHVAALCNLNRRPATGKSEEKTVLTETIVQSSLQVEGTKKRTRVLLQTAQAWVQGREKRAMVRLMIDGGSQRTFVKKEVSQKMGLRVMGEETLKIMTFGNDKPSSGMKCRRMELWLCSRHNERKIRVEALEIPQICCDIVPAPEASTVNYLEEQGLELADSTQDGAEIGLLLGSDFYWEVTTGGVRRLDSGLVAVETIFGWTLQGTTHTTESTATYVSTVGVLRVAVIGEEDQDDTAAQLKSFWQLEHIGIVDEGEADVEDNQVLREFRENVSRNNCRYQVSLPWKENAGDSADNKATAFKRSSQEPVPMASGGGGGGGGGGGGVTERTSASKDEKEKAERSGG